A genomic stretch from Williamwhitmania sp. includes:
- a CDS encoding YhcH/YjgK/YiaL family protein, with protein sequence MIFDKKESLLKYRNLLPGLDLVNDYLVKGEFDYDAGPINLQGDKLFVSPFSGVGKARHEAKLEVHRRYIDLQLLMEGNEEIGWCPLSLCHQETTPYDEEKDIAFYRDSPRDFLKLTPGYFAVFFPDDAHAPLIGEDIKKMVFKFLVE encoded by the coding sequence ATGATTTTTGACAAAAAAGAGAGTTTATTAAAGTATCGAAACCTCCTTCCGGGGTTGGATTTGGTTAACGACTATTTGGTTAAAGGTGAGTTTGACTATGATGCTGGTCCAATCAATCTGCAGGGGGATAAACTTTTTGTAAGCCCTTTCAGTGGAGTGGGCAAGGCAAGGCACGAGGCAAAGCTAGAGGTGCACAGGCGCTACATCGATTTGCAGCTGCTCATGGAAGGCAATGAGGAGATTGGTTGGTGCCCACTTTCACTCTGCCATCAGGAGACTACACCCTACGATGAGGAAAAGGATATTGCCTTCTACCGCGATTCACCCCGCGATTTTCTGAAGCTTACCCCAGGCTACTTTGCCGTATTTTTTCCCGACGATGCCCACGCTCCATTAATAGGGGAGGACATCAAAAAAATGGTATTTAAGTTTTTAGTTGAGTAG